Part of the Solanum pennellii chromosome 10, SPENNV200 genome is shown below.
tatatgttatgCTTTTTATAACGAttgttatcattttttttctctatcattttgtttatcattttttttctctaccATTTTGTTGATCGAAAGAAAATAAGTGTTCTTTTCCTGAATACTTAATAAGAGGATTTACTATGATGATCCGGGAAATAGCTGGATTCATATCTCCCTTTGCTTTGCCAAATAGAGAAACAAGCTTTTATTTATAGACGTTGGAGGCACATCACAAGttacattaataaaaaaaaattgtctaatacgttaatatgtttataatatataatttataaagttcaaatttatatgttaaaaaaataaatatgtttatactaattttgaaaattatcaaaaaaagataatattattttcattaattgatttaatAAGGGATGAATTACTTGAGTTTTGAAAAAGAGGCCCATTAGTTTAGGAAGAGTCATTCAGAAAAGTAAAACATCAAAGTTTATggattttgaattataaaattactgactttaaattttaatgtaatTGAGTTTCAAAATTGAATGTCTAATTGACGATACATTTACTTATTCTCaacacaactcaataatcaaaataaattttattgaactcgactaaattcatatttagaCTTCAATCTCCGTCTTTATTTAAAGAGTGTTTAGTTATATATGAcatttctttgttcttttcctCTCTTTTGTGAAGAAGGCCCTCTAACGTGTGTTGCAGTTGTGCAACATTATACAATGGATTTATCGATTTTGTTGAGATTCTATATATGTCTTTagaaattcactaaattataATCAGTCGTGAGCTAACTTATTCTTATATATAGTATTAATTTGAGATCATCATAAAACTCTTGCTTTGTTATAATGCTAATAAGTTTATGGAAGTAATAGGATGTTAGATTAGTTGAAGATGTATTTCTGAGATTTCGATCATAGTCTAGTGATACTTGTGCCTTATCCCTTTAAATTTGTTTGCTTactttttttagaatatttaaaaagaatatttctttctttttgaccATTTTTGTAGGTTAACTTACCATTCCATATATTTACGAacacaaaatcaaaaaataattttaatacgcattttccaaatttttagttcacaagattcaatttttctatttttgtctTTCTTAAAGCCCTATACCAGataaaatacaaacaaattaaaacgaaaaaaaattatatcgtTTTCTACTCCCAACACAACACATGGACCTTTTctacaattatttatttcagTGTACGGACTAAGGTACAATACGGGAGACAGCTCACTGCTCAACTATAGTATTGTGGTACCGCATTTCGATTATTATAAATATGTGAATCACACTAGATGCTTAccttataataaaattatttttaccgacaataaatatacacattaaCAAAGAGTGCCAACGTTTTTACTGGCATTAGTTAAATGTAATTGGATTTAATGTCGATATAAGCTTTAGGGACATTCACAAAGAAtgttaattgccgctaaaaatacatatttagcgacaattaagCTATTGTGAATAATTAATTACCGCTAAAGATCATTTATGATATAGTGACtctagatatatgtatttgtatgtatCTAATGTGATTTGCATGTATCTGTACTATCGTATACATAGAAGAGTAACGAGTGAGATAGGAGGGAGACGAGGGAGGGCAGcgagattttatttatttacttgagATACTTGTGCATCCACTTAAGATACAATATATCTAGATTTAATACCCTTTTACTTGTCAACATGAGTAAAAGACATCCCTAAATTCTGATCAAGTTTAGGGGTTATTTCAACACTTTTTCTCTCGACTTTTAGTTAAGAGTCGCATGCTCCTATAAGTTTTTGAAACCATTTACTTTGTCATGTGGCagataaaagaatatttttaagattgtaaataagttaaaaacaaAACTAACCATTTATGTCAAGTTCGTAAGTGTTTTCAATACTTCTCTACGCACGTAAAGTTTACGCAAAAATAGATGACATTAATGAGAGTACCATAAAAGTTCCAAGTTGCAAGCACACACATGGAATGGACCACCCTATTGGGATAATATTGTTAGCATCTTAGAAGTTTCAATATGATTTCCTTCAACTTCTTGTATAAATAGCCTTCAAAAGTTTAATTAAGACCATATGATTAAACGATTTAATactagaaaatttaaaagtttcttTTACTCTCTTAAATTTCGTGCTAAACGAGAAAGTATTATGCAACTTTTCGTAATACTAGTAGCATGCCAAATGTACTAATAATATTAAGTTGGAGAGGGGTGAATCGGTCGGTTCGGTTTGGTTCGATTTTATATTATCGGTTCGATTTatcgatttttaatttttaaatacgCTAAATCAATAGACATTTTTATTgatctttttgattttttgattttggTCTGTGACGGTTCGATTTTCGATTTAACCAATAAGAAATGATTATTAAACAAATATATGGCTTCTCCTACAATTTGATGCGGCAAGACAACAATGTAACTTTACATAACGCtcataaaatagaaacaataataactaaaatgaaaagaacTATATAAATGCaatacaaaaagaaattaagaggAATAAGATTCTTACTTTAGATTTTGACGTTTTGTATAAGGTGAAGTTGTGAATTCAAAGTCAGTATAAGTGTGAAGTGTGAATTGAAGGTCAAAGCGCGAAGACAATAAGATATGGAGATAAATATTTATCTAGGGGCAAAGTAATAAATTACTACAATCTTAATGGGTGATCGATTTTTTCAGTAgaacaacttttaaaaaaaaactaaaatcaaaccaataacttgatataattgtttttttacaaaccattaaaaattcattaacctaataacaataaataataacattttcaatttgttttatCGGTTGATTTTATTTTCTCGCGCCCAACTCAAACTATTATAATTCTAATATTGATCCCATTCGCAATAGGATATTTGATATCAtatacatcaaaatatatatatatatatatatatatatatatatatatatatatNNNNNNNNNNNNNNNNNNNNNNNNNNNNNNNNNNNNNNNNNNNNNNNNNNNNNNNNNNNNNNNNNNNNNNNNNNNNNNNNNNNNNNNNNNNNNNNNNNNNNNNNNNNNNNNNNNNNNNNNNNNNNNNNNNNNNNNNNNNNNNNNNNNNNNNNNNNNNNNNNNNNNNNNNNNNNNNNNNNNNNNNNNNNNNNNNNNNNNNNNNNNNNNNNNNNNNNNNNNNNNNNNNNNNNNNNNNNNNNNNNNNNNNNNNNNNNNNNNNNNNNNNNNNNNNNNNNNNNNNNNNNNNNNNNNNNNNNNNNNNNNNNNNNNNNNNNNNNNNNNNNNNNNNNNNNNNNNNNNNNNNNNNNNNNNNNNNNNNNNNNNNNNNNNNNNNNNNNNNNNNNNNNNNNNNNNNNNNNNNNNNNNNNNNNNNNNNNNNNNNNNNNNNNNNNNNNNNNNNNNNNNNNNNNNNNNNNNNNNNNNNNNNNNNNNNNNNNNNNNNNNNNNNNNNNNNNNNNNNNNNNNNNNNNNNNNNNNNNNNNNNNNNNNNNNNNNNNNNNNNNNNNNNNNNNNNNNNNNNNNNNNNNNNNNNNNNNNNNNNNNNNNNNNNNNNNNNNNNNNNNNNNNNNNNNNNNNNNNNNNNNNNNNNNNNNNNNNNNNNNNNNNNNNNNNNNNNNNNNNNNNNNNNNNNNNNNNNNNNNNNNNNNNNNNNNNNNNNNNNNNNNNNNNNNNNNNNNNNNNNNNNNNNNNNNNNNNNNNNNNNNNNNNNNNNNNNNNNNNNNNNNNNNNNNNNNNNNNNNNNNNNNNNNNNNNNNNNNNNNNNNNNNNNNNNNNNNNNNNNNNNNNNNNNNNNNNNNNNNNNNNNNNNNNNNNNNNNNNNNNNNNNNNNNNNNNNNNNNNNNNNNNNNNNNNNNNNNNNNNNNNNNNNNNNNNNNNNNNNNNNNNNNNNNNNNNNNNNNNNTATATAGGAAGAGATACGAGTGAAAGAGGAGAGAGAATTGAAAGGAGAGTGAAAAAATCAGTGTATTTCAGATACacattattgatataatatattCTGAACATATTATATCAATTTATCCACATATATacgaaatatatataattaatacgccagatacatgtatctataaactcttttcataaaaatatatataaaagtattcATATCCCAATCcaccaaaaaatgaacaaaataagtAATAACTCATTAAATATTCTCTTGTCTATTAATAGAACATTGCATTTACTGGATCCTACTGTTAGCCAACACTGTCTCATTCACAGGTGAGCAATATTTTTCACTATGTCTTCAAATGTTTGTAAAATGATTTCAAAGCCGGTTTGAATtgatctaaaaaataatttttaagttaaaaataaaaattaaattaaaataatttttaaattaaaaaataaaaaataggggaaatttatttttgttttttgacttatttaagtcatttttaatttactttaagtaacttttatatatttgtcAACACTTtgcaacttattttaagtcatttttgacttattttaatttattttttatattgtcaAACATTTTTAGAAGTCAAAAACAGACAAAAAtagatttgatcaatttttaagtcaattcaaaAACCCTCTTaatcatttataattttttttctcaacaatttgacATGAATCCTACCTGttcttcaatttatatttttaaaattcatgatACAACTTTTTAATTCTATTCTAAACATGGTTGAAATGAATTTAAGTTCTTATTAAGTGGTGACATAATTAGTATAGattcaaactataaaaaataacataagaacGATTAAATAAGGAAAACCTTCTGTTAGCTCAAAATTATtaactaaaatttgaaagagTGAACTTAAGAGGCGAGGATTTGTAATTGACCTGAATTTGATTGATtataaatgactaaagactatTTGTGTGTACTTATGTGGAGCGAGTCTAGATAAGAAGATCTATTCAATTCTATCGCCTTTACAAAtatttaacacataaaaatatttacgctttttaaaaagctctcttaaatatatattgtactttatttttgaaaaaaattaagtttaaaataaaatatacacacTTTTTACGATACAAATTGATATATTATAAAGTGGATaaattagtttgatttgattttatttttgattggCACAAGTTAATTATACATAAGATGTGGATAGGCTACAAAAGGACcaataattttagaaataatgtgAGTGAAACGGTCAATTTTGTGCATGCAAGTATACCGCGTTATTTTGACATGCAATTTTTTTAATGCAAGTATTTGCATAATTAATTTGTAAGAAAAAAgttctttaataaatttatgtaaaCTCGTAAAGAAATAGATCTTGGACCTAACGTAAGCTTACGAGAAGAGAATTGTCTAAGACCATATATATAAGGagactttttgtattaattacaaaaatctcaatttttaatttacttatcATCGTTATCcccaataagttttacaaataaaagaactaCTTTGTCCATCTACTTCTAGGGATTGTTTTGTAGCATgcattaaattttcaaatatttttggcaaatattattttgataaaatttcattttgtgtttaactatattatttgaaaaacatatttcacttttttaagAAATGTGATTTATACCTATaagttttttaaagaaattatcaAAACTAATCATAAGTTTGTATTATATAGCAAGATAGAATTAGCAAGATTCATGACTTCTGCAACAAGTCAATTGAATTTTGTTGCAATAAATAACAAGTAGTGTTCGATTTCGACAAGTTGATTGTACCTACGATAGATACTCGATAATTAAATGCACAACGtattttgtgtttatataaTTAACTTGTTGTATATCCTTTTTACAAATGTGTaggaataattaatttagacaGTTCTATTATCTTTACAAATATTTAACGgtctaaaacatatatattactcTATGACCTTTTTAattcttccaaaaaaaaaaagaaaccttaaatattttcacataaaacaatttaatatataaaaattatttaattcgcaaattaaattattttgagattataATTTTTGAACTAATTCATTTCATCTGAGAGGTAcgataaaataatcttaatttaatggaaatttttacaaaatttgtCTTGAATTTCCCACTTTATTTAAATTCTACAACTATATTTAGTCCAAAAGGTTTTCTGGATGGAAAAAAAATCTTCTCAGTGAAAAATGACTCAACaatatatgtcattttttttttaaaagaattttttctttttgaaattttgcaaaTAGACGATATATCTTTCTTCTCACAAAGATTACACGATACAATCGTTtggaagaaattatttttattaatgaatataatgatataaatgtatccttaagttatatatattttttaaaatttaattttaaaatatctcttCATATTCCGCGTGTTTTATTGGACCACATGACTCGACAAACTCATTTAACTCCAAATAAGataattttcatgaaatagCTTGTTCCCCCTCCTTTTCCAATTTGCTTTTATTTCTGATTTGGACAAACTAATTATTGTACATACAATGTTGATAGTATACTCATTTAGTAAATTGAGAAGGAGACCTTGTCTCAAATCTCTATCAATTCTCCACTTTACAGCCAATTTGGTACACTAAAGTATATCGCGtttataaaaatgtaaaaatcaAGGGGCCGTCCTCGCCCCTTTAGAAGTGTAATTTATTCATGTATTGATTTTGTGATTCGAACAcataaataaatagttttacTGTTGTTTTGAAGTCTTTCAATAATTTCACGTGAgactataaagaaataataaattttggaCCTAACATAAGCCCAAATCTCCAGGACCACATGATGAAGATCACCAATCTCTTGTTATCCATTGTGAGCAGGGACGTAGCCATATTCATGCCAGAGTGTTTAATCGGACACTATctgttgaaaaattatattatatgtataagtAAGATGGTAAATAAAgtgattaaataacatattctGGATATCCGTGATATAACAATATGATGTAGCCCAGTGATTTCTGACACCTTCAAAGAGCAAACACGTACGAACTAAAAGTGTTTGTGCGTTTGAATCTCACTTTTTAAGAAGAGCAAGCTAACTAAACCGACGAGAATCCTCTGCCGATAAACAATAATTGAAATTAATTCTACTTTAATATCATGTAAGCCTAACTTACATcttaaaaactaatttaattttttttaaaaaaaaatccaaactCATATAAAGAAATTACCTATTTCTTTTTCTATCCAAActcataattctttttctatccAAACTCTTTTCCTCCTTATGTTAAAGAGGGCCAAATGAGGAAAATGATgacttttttcttcaaaagtcAAATTGATGAGACTTCTAATATGGTTTTTTAGAAGCtatttaaaatactattttcttcgtcttatattaatttatcacattttactTTTTGAAGATTAATTTTTCAAGTTATTGTGTTTATATTAACAGTTTTAGTCATACTAATCacataattttagatttttgattAAGGGTGAATCAGTCTCGCTATTACACCGCATATCAGGTTGGTGAATGAGACAAGTTAATTGtacattaatatatgatatgaaaagGGAACAAAGGATCTAATAGTTTTAGAAAAAGTACTTCACTGAGTAGAGTGAAAAGGGGCCTCCATCTTTGGTATCTTCTAGTGAACAACTTCATGTGAGCAAAACAGACAATTTGGTACATGAAAGTTAAAGTTGTTCAAACTCTTTGCTTTCGGTGTTGTCTTCGTGTTGATATGACGTGGGTTTGAGATTTATATCGAATTTTATTAATCGACTTATTAATATAGCGATCAAATTTGGTGGATTTTTATATCAGTCTTTTTATTTATCTCCTTTGAGGATTCAATGTTTACGATCCGTACAATACCTGATAAGTTTTTTACGTAATGTcttataatttaaaacttatatatatttaaccACCCAAAAGAAGAGATGATTTTTATCATTCATCAGCAATATAGTTACACTTAATTATGCATATATTGTAAACTAGCAAATTAGAAGTTATGGAATACAATTATTACCttatcaaattattatattaagaaatatattaaattataaatttgactATAAACTAAGTTATTAttacaatattaattaactttGAGATTATTGTAAAGCTTTCAAACTTCAAATTCGAATATTTGATCCATCTTTGATGGAGGAATATACATAGTACAGATAAGTTATTGGAATGGTCTAATAAGATAATGTCAAATAATAAAGTCGAACATAGAAAATATAACTTGTGAAGATGAGAAGATAAATAGGAGTttagataataacataaaaggCGAAAAAAAGATAAACGTATCTCGAATTATCGTAAATGATATAAAGATACTCtctattataattttgtaataTTGATGTCTGACCGTTCATAAACCAGTTGATATATGCCCTTCAATAAATGGAAGACTAAATAGGTTTGTATGTGGCGTAATCTTGTCtgctaatttaatatttaataatttcggatcgatggataagattatgacacatgTATATCCGTTAATACAAAGGCTATAATGCTCTATTTTTTATGATACAGAtaccaatatttcaaaaatataacaaaaaatatttatatataatttatgataatttgaaaatatatttatcattttttcctAAACAAAAATAGTGAACGTGGCAAGGACATGGACCATTGTACAATTATTTCTAGTGTACGGACTAAGATAAAATATTGAAGATTGAACAGCTCatgaattatattatactatacCGCGTTTGCATTATTctcgaaaaaaaaattgaaaaaaataaataatataatccaaactttataaaatatactcCTATATTCTtggttttatttatataaaaaaaatatttatgaaaaatttggaCAACACGTTCTGAATCCCAAAGAGAGTAACCGATAAAGAGAATTCCTTTTTTTGTAAAGtactaatacttttttttttgtttcactttattatataagaaaaacacttttttttaattcgatttaaaaaaagaagaagataatttatagttatataaatatttataacttatttaaaatataattttaaatatctttatttattactcttttagtcttattttatgtgttattttttgaatttttagatacaaacaagtctatctttaacataagtttcatagatcttttaaacattttagattatgaattattgtgacttataatatattttacgtagtttataaatatataaatttcgttttaaaaaaaattgaagatttcatACACAAATAACCGATTAAACTTCAACAATTTTACTCTCGAAAAATGATAAATGACacgtaaattaaaataaatagaatattaTCTTTGTCTGATATTAGATATGCATCTTACTAGAAATATCTGTCTCATATAACTAGAtagaatcaattaaattttctccattttaCCCTATAATTACTATGACTCGAAAgtttaaacaaattttgaagATTCAACTTTTTTTCAACTGACTAATTAATATTCCATCTGCTCATCAATAATAGTGGTTCCATTGACTTAATACAATAATTAAGAAGTGAACAATATTTATtagtaaaagtaaaaaagacataaaatgataaattattaattgattttgcAAACAAGACAAATTTGATAGACATCTCAAAATAGTATAGTGGACAAGTAAAGATGAGCATAAAAAGTATTTCCTCTGTtcctatttacttgttcatatttcttcttttagttGTCCCTATTTACTTATCCATTTAGACAAATTAAgaaaggataattttttttcttgttatacCCTCATTTAAATTTACTGAAAATTTCTAAGGTTCcattcatcctttttgaaaccaTAATTAATAAGGGTCAAACTGTAACTTCACTAtgctaattattattatcttaatatgtgtgttATTTCTAAAGTGAACAACTAAATAGAGACAGAGACAATATTAACAAgtgtaaaatagaaaatatccatgtaataatataagaattagGAAATAATGATTATAAAGGATTCATTAATGACAAGTTGCAAGCACATGTAATGTAACCTATTCCTCAGCATCTTAGAAGTTTCATCAATCTCCTTCAACTTATTGTAtaaattctcttcttcttaACCTATTTTAGAAAGCAAAAACAAATTATCACCTTACTACcaaaaacatattcaaaaattCTATAATGAGTAAAGAAAGAAACAATTGCAAGGCCATGCTAAATCATCTTATGTTAAAGCTCAAGAAAATTATTGATCATCTTCAATTAATTCCAAAATATTCAAATGAGCATCAATTTGATGTTGTGGAATTTGTTGAAACACCAAGAGCAAATAATGATCAAATGGTACCAAATGATGTTAAAGAAGGATACTTTGCTGTATTTTCAGTAAATCCAGAAGAAGAGCCAAAGAGGTTTATTGTGGAACTTCATTGTCTCAATAATCCATCAttcttgaaattattaaaaCAGACTGAAGATGAGTATGGATTTGGACAAAAgggtgttcttgaagttcattgTCATGCCGCGGAATTACAAAAAATTCTCAAACTCAAGTTTGCAGTTTAGATATATCGCGGAAATTAATATTTAACCTGAGCTATGTATAGATCAAACTAAGATAACTTTAGCGATAGCTCTATAATCTTGTTGTTGGTTTAAttagatgtgtttatatgatatttattgTTCTTCTACAATTTATTGGTAGCTTGCTATTTCCAAAAGTCAAAATTGAACTTATAAAATGAGACCTCTAATGTGGTTTAGCAAAGTCTTAATGATTTAGAGAATGACGATTATCTtgtttaaaaactttaaaatattttttttaagttcttaattaaaaaaatgaacattGTTGGTCAAATCCTTTTCAACTGACCTACAGTTGGCACCATACTatgaaatggagaaaaataaatgcttCCTTTTGTAATATTTGacctttaaattttattttctatcaaCGATATGTGTAAGAAGTGACTATCATCTCTTTCGTCTCCTCGAATTTTGCAAACTCccgaaaatataattaaataataaaaatatattatttaataatttaaatttttaaagaagatgattatatattttaatataatatcagAACAGataagaattttgaaattaaagtaCGATCgccattcaaattaaaaaagaacttTCACGTGCTTGATTcgtgataaaaaataatcaaactcACACGTGAAACAATGTGttaagtttttaaataaaatggttGCAcactttaataaatatataacgCAATATACTTTATACAATATTACAAAATTGTCccattaatttataataaaaaaacttttatttatagTAGTGAATCTTATGCTAAATtggaataataattttattagtaagCAATATTGTTATAGCATTACATTGCGTAACCATAACATATTTTCAAACGATCTATCTAAGATTAAAAAGATTATAATAATCGCGATCGCCTCTCAAATATCGGAGGCAATAACACATCGAATAAAAGTTGAGACAAGCAGAAAGGGTGAACGTGCCAACGACCTtcacatattattattattattttctatttcccAACAGATGGACCTTACTATAATTACATTGGCTGTACGGACTAAGGTACGCTATGGAAAATAaatctttcttttaattttaatatatatacaaatgtgGAGGTTGGGCAGCtcaatcatattaatattatggTATACCGCGTTTTTATttacatccaaaaaaaaaaaattaaaataagaagaatCCTGCACCGATGGACATACGGCCGGTGCTTTAGATGCACGTTGTTTCAAGTTAATGTCAGATAAAAAGGATTTCGGTTATAATTTTCCGTGCGATGACCCATGACGAGGCGGTACTTGTGATATTTCGGCATGGAATGTGTTAGAAAATTctaattcatttgttttattgtgTGTGATGATATATATTCgaacacataaaaaattaaaaatctatgaattgaaaattctaaaaaaaagtaacttaatgattatgaaaaatttatcaaaatatatctaataaatattaaacataaaaaataattttgcattttgaataaaattattgcCTACTGTCAAACCCTAAATTGATAAGTTTGACAATTTCATTCTAAATTTTGCCACGTACTAATTTAGTAGTTGAGCATAGATCAATCTGAGACTATAGctagattttgaaaatttattttcaatatattattgttCATTAAATTTGATCAGATTTTCAAATCGtttgatttttgatatttttacttaataattttttaattgttttgctcaaacataattttataatttaaagttttaacttcaaaatatatgttagaaaatatcataaagtatgattaaaaaataattgagttaacagaaattgaataaataaatatttaggtAAATAAGACACGgatatctcatttttttttttaagaaattcaaatttgttACTATAACACTCATTCAGCCGTATAACTTTTGATTTGTTCCCTCTAGAAGAAGAGAATATTTCAATAACAATGTCGTATAACTCAATTAAAATATCATCTTCAAcctcaattttataatttcaaaataatga
Proteins encoded:
- the LOC107001642 gene encoding auxin-responsive protein SAUR32-like; its protein translation is MSKERNNCKAMLNHLMLKLKKIIDHLQLIPKYSNEHQFDVVEFVETPRANNDQMVPNDVKEGYFAVFSVNPEEEPKRFIVELHCLNNPSFLKLLKQTEDEYGFGQKGVLEVHCHAAELQKILKLKFAV